The Montipora capricornis isolate CH-2021 chromosome 1, ASM3666992v2, whole genome shotgun sequence genome contains a region encoding:
- the LOC138046252 gene encoding uncharacterized protein, translating to MASLSISSLASFFSGEQKSLDRGENHYRSDHVQSFTYSAGIIRGEVKASMKNKSYKVAVYLDDQLNIKSTECECPRGEFKCSHAAAIIIYGVHNLSRTDVECQWRRKKTVETVQAASQMFPLPEKKKDYSPLSRAPSNEDREWLYRQLRQYGKFTGVCWLLSREPEPAAQLPLKTIEEIIFSEGFLGEQTSVGQLEYFIKNVKVGQDIIKEVSALTTGQRDNPAWHLTRKGRLTASNFGAVLKAKRITQALTTRLLGDYDLSRVRAIAWGVDNEEMAIRAFTALTGLVPVQTGVWLHESGVLGASPDGLVGDDAVLECKCPYTHRNETIAEAVKHKDFYLESKNGHYALKTSHIYWDQVQGQLFLAQRKYCYFTVWTTRDTVVLKVQRDESWKPNIDILTDFYFHKLFPKIVEGEL from the exons ATGGCGTCGCTTTCAATCTCTTCTTTAGCTTCTTTCTTCTCTGGCGAGCAAAAATCACTAGATCGTGGCGAAAATCACTACCGATCTGATCATGTACAAAGTTTTACATATTCTGCAGGAATAATTCGAGGTGAAGTCAAAGCAAGTATGAAAAACAAGAGCTACAAAGTCGCG GTTTATCTGGACGATCAATTGAATATCAAAAGCACAGAATGCGAATGCCCGAGGGGAGAGTTCAAATGTAGCCATGCGGCTGCCATCATCATTTACGGAGTACACAATTTAAGCAGAACGGACGTAGAATGTCAGTGGCGGCGTAAAAAGACTGTAGAGACAGTACAGGCTGCCTCTCAAATGTTTCCTCTTCCTGAGAAGAAAAAAGATTATTCTCCGTTGTCCCGAGCACCAAGCAACGAAGACAGAGAGTGGCTCTACCGTCAATTGCGACAATATGGAAAGTTCACGGGAGTTTGCTGGCTTTTGAGTAGAGAGCCAGAGCCTGCTGCCCAACTACCTCTCAAAACAATTGAAGAAATCATTTTTTCAGAAGGTTTTCTGGGAGAACAAACTTCTGTGGGCCAACTTGAGTATTTTATCAAAAATGTAAAGGTCGGACAGGACATAATCAAAGAAGTGAGTGCTCTCACAACCGGGCAACGCGATAATCCCGCATGGCATTTAACACGCAAAGGCCGACTAACTGCAAGCAATTTTGGGGCAGTACTGAAAGCCAAACGAATTACTCAAGCCCTTACAACGCGTCTGCTCGGAGATTACGATCTGAGTAGAGTCCGTGCCATTGCATGGGGTGTTGACAACGAAGAAATGGCAATAAGAGCTTTCACTGCATTGACTGGTCTGGTACCTGTCCAGACTGGCGTATGGCTACATGAGTCTGGTGTTTTAGGTGCATCTCCAGACGGACTAGTAGGCGATGATGCTGTTCTTGAATGCAAATGCCCATACACCCACCGAAATGAGACCATTGCAGAAGCAGTCAAACACAAGGACTTTTATTTGGAGAGCAAAAATGGACATTATGCCCTTAAGACTAGTCATATCTATTGGGATCAAGTTCAGGGCCAGCTGTTTTTAGCCCAGAGGAAGTATTGTTACTTTACAGTATGGACAACAAGGGACACTGTGGTCCTTAAGGTACAGCGAGATGAGTCTTGGAAACCtaacattgacattttgactgacttttattttcataaacTTTTTCCCAAGATTGTGGAGGGAGAACTTTGA
- the LOC138046241 gene encoding uncharacterized protein, which yields MVQCFHPECNHYSESHCCKFFAFPDEVKKKALFNKWKLLLRRDDREPNKYSRVCSCHFREREKRNLPTISNRNKDKLFDLLPGAEPKPPPTKKVKTKSDAKLPTVRSVLAEIKENSGPSDSTNEQEKSTDSRNTSLVEIELDMTSRELTKQKELSGYQREHYSVANLSTEVIRMETGLPTKAVFDIIVNYVARFKGDINYYSGWKVEAITLEDQVFITLMKLKQNYTNLHLAQLFSCSVATVSNIVLTFVHVLHSLLFKDIMTTIPSRMKNKLCSPSSFSQYSSCRIIIDCTDLEIATPKLMSEQSATYSTYRGMNSFKVIIGVAPNAVITYVSGLYPGSVSDKSIVQESGLLKHFVPGDLILADKGFLIQDLLPRGVSVNIPPFLNCGKFTESEARATKSIARCRIHVERANARLKSFRILSFIPSFLRCHADKLCQLCAALVNLQFPLIKDGCNDFEFD from the exons ATGGTCCAGTGTTTTCATCCTGAATGCAACCATTACTCCGAGAGCCACTGCTGCAAATTTTTTGCCTTCCCAGACGAGGTTAAGAAGAAGGCATTATTTAACAAGTGGAAATTGCTGTTAAG GAGGGATGACAGAGAACCAAACAAATATTCACGCGTCTGTAGCTGTCACTTCAGGGAAAGAGAGAAACGAAATCTGCCAACTATCAGTAACAGAAACAAAGACAAACTGTTTGATCTGTTGCCTGGTGCTGAGCCAAAGCCTCCTCCTACCAAGAAAGTAAAAACCAAGTCTGATGCTAAGCTTCCTACTGTCAGATCTGTGTTGGCTGAAATAAAAGAGAACTCTGGCCCCAGTGATTCTACTAATGAGCAGGAAAAGTCAACGGATTcaaggaatacttcattagTGGAAATTGAACTTGATATGACTTCCAGAGAGCTTACAAAGCAAAAAGAATTGAGTGGTTATCAAAGAGAACATTACTCAGTGGCAAACCTAAGCACTGAGGTTATACGTATGGAAACAGGCTTacccacaaaagcggtctttGATATCATTGTCAATTATGTTGCAAGGTTTAAGGGGGATATAAACTATTATTCTGGATGGAAGGTAGAGGCAATTACTCTGGAAGATCAAGTGTTCATAACACTGATGaaactgaagcaaaattatacaaatttGCATCTGGCCCAGTTGTTTTCATGTAGTGTGGCAACTGTTTCTAATATAGTTTTAACATTTGTACATGTCCTACATTCCCTGTTGTTTAAGGATATAATGACAACAATACCATCTCGAATGAAGAACAAATTGTGTTCCCCTTCTTCTTTTTCGCAATACAGCAGCTGCAGGATTATCATTGACTGCACTGATTTGGAAATTGCAACTCCTAAACTGATGTCTGAGCAAAGTGCAACCTATTCCACTTATCGTGGAATGAACTCTTTCAAGGTGATTATAGGAGTCGCTCCAAATGCAGTCATCACTTACGTGAGTGGTCTGTATCCTGGTTCAGTGTCTGACAAATCCATTGTACAGGAATCTGGACTGTTAAAGCATTTCGTACCTGGTGACCTGATATTGGCTGATAAAGGATTTCTCATTCAGGATTTGTTGCCAAGAGGAGTTTCAGTGAACATTCCTCCATTTCTTAACTGTGGCAAGTTTACAGAGAGTGAGGCAAGAGCAACGAAGTCAATTGCAAGGTGCCGCATTCATGTGGAGCGTGCCAATGCCAGACTGAAGAGCTTCAGGATTCTCAGTTTTATTCCCTCATTTCTGCGTTGCCATGCAGATAAACTCTGCCAGCTGTGTGCAGCACTTGTTAATCTACAGTTCCCCTTAATCAAGGATGGCTGTAATGACTTCGAATTTGATTAG